The Papaver somniferum cultivar HN1 chromosome 3, ASM357369v1, whole genome shotgun sequence genome includes a region encoding these proteins:
- the LOC113356681 gene encoding adenylyl-sulfate kinase 3-like — translation MFTVRAKPVLMSSSSSSSGLESLNTGFTKLGFIHFGELSNNINVGVGLDRKLCISSVSNVRSNFLQPIKAIEDSKTTYLNGMKGDNFVTNSKDSELQSSDCDCPGISGNKTIKVSSVGKSTNIAWHDCSVGKLDRQQLLQQKGCVIWITGLSGSGKSTVACALSRRLNHKGKLSYILDGDNVRHGLNRDLSFKAEDRSENIRRIGEVAKLFSDAGVICIASLISPYRMERDACRALVPDGEFIEVFMDVPLHICEARDSKGLYKLARAGKIKGFTGVDDPYEPPLNSEIVIQVKDGPCSSPFDMADQVVSYLEENGFLRA, via the exons ATGTTTACAGTCAGAGCAAAACCAGTtttaatgtcttcttcttcttcttcctcgggACTTGAATCTTTAAATACGGGGTttacgaaattagggtttatacatTTTGGGGAATTGTCTAATAATATTAATGTGGGTGTTGGATTAGATCGGAAGCTGTGTATCTCTAGTGTATCTAATGTAAGATCAAATTTTCTGCAACCAATTAAGGCGATTGAAGATTCTAAAACGACTTACTTGAATGGGATGAAGGGTGATAACTTTGTCACAAATTCTAAAGATTCTGAATTACAATCATCTGATTGTGATTGTCCTGGCATTTCTG GGAATAAGACTATCAAGGTGTCAAGCGTTGGAAAGTCGACAAACATTGCATGGCATGACTGTTCAGTCGGGAAGCTTGACAGGCAACAATTACTTCAGCAAAAAGGATGTGTTATATGGATTACAGGACTCAGTGGTTCAGGGAAAAGTACAGTAGCATGTGCTTTAAGTCGGCGCTTGAACCATAAAGGAAAGCTATCTTACATCCTTGACGGTGACAATGTGAGGCATGGCTTGAACCGGGATCTTAGTTTTAAAGCAGAGGATCGCTCGGAAAATATCCGGAGAATTG GAGAAGTAGCAAAACTCTTCTCAGATGCTGGTGTCATTTGCATTGCTAGTTTAATATCTCCATATAGAATGGAAAGAGATGCTTGCCGTGCACTAGTTCCAGATGGGGAGTTTATCGAG GTTTTCATGGATGTGCCCCTTCATATATGTGAAGCAAGAGACTCAAAAGGCCTATATAAACTTGCTCGTGCAGGAAAGATCAAAG GTTTTACTGGAGTTGATGATCCGTATGAACCACCTTTGAACTCTGAG ATTGTAATACAAGTGAAAGATGGACCATGTTCTTCTCCATTTGACATGGCTGATCAAGTGGTTTCATATTTAGAGGAGAATGGTTTCCTTCGAGCTTAA